In the genome of Natronincola ferrireducens, the window CAAAATTAGGATTAAACCTATGGTTAATCCCTTATGCTTTAACTTCATACAGTTTCACTCCTTTTCATATAAGATAAGTTAATCTTATAGCACTTATATTATATGAGTCAATTTATTCTCTTTTTTTCTCTTTTTCTATATTTTCTATCTTTTTTAATGCAACCTATGGTTTTTATAATTCCTTGATGCTATAATAAAATTTAAGTGATAAAAAACTCTTTAATCCATCCTATAATAAGAGATGTATATCTAATTAATATTGGAAAAGGAGAAGCTGCTTTGTACAATATCATTAATCTTCAAAAGGATATTATCAATAGTAAGCAGGTTATGAAAAAAACATTAGGTGCTATATTCATATTAATTCCTTTAATCTTATCGGGATGCAGTGTAACCGAAGGTGAGGGCTCTAATATTGACACCATTGATTCAACGCAGCCTATCATAACCTTTCCACTAGCTGTAACTTCTATAGGTCAAAGCATTGATTTAATAATTCTTCAAGGTGCTTTGGAGACTATGCAGCTGGATTATGCCTGCAATTCACAATTAACTGCTGAGGATATACATAATTACAATACACTTCTTGTTGCTGTAGGGTCTAGCAAAAAGGGAATGAATTTTGCAAATGTTACGCTAGATCAAGAATTAGAAAGAATTCATCAGTTAAATAAACATGTAAAAGATGAAACAACCATAATATTAATTCATATGGGTGGTGTTAACAGACGAGGGGTTGAATCTGATAAGCTTATACGTAATTCGTTTCCATTAGCTGACGGAATTATCGTAATTAAAGATGGGAATCATGATTGTTTTTTCTCTGATTATGCTAAGGAACATAATATTTGGTTTAATGAAATAGATACTATTAAAGATCTACAACCTCTTTTAGAAGCTTTAATTCAAAACTAAGACTTTTTTTACAACCTAAAGACCCTAGAACAGGGTCTTTTTTATAACCACTAGGAAATTATATATTTTGTAAAAATGTAGATAAATTTAAACGTAAGTTGCATCAATTCTTTCAATTCATGTTTTAAATAAAAGAATTGATTTAATTTCCGTTAGTGGTTTCAAAATAAGTAAGAAGAAAAATCCTCCTTATACCATGTTGTTTTACTATATTTATTAATCAAACTTTTTAATTTTATCCGAGTTATCCAGTTCTAAAGAACCGGTTATTCCTATTTGACAATTTTGTCGGTATTTTAGTGGAGATATACCATAGCGTTTTTTAAAAACACTACTAAAGCAATATACTGAGGGATACCCGAATCGTTCTGATATTTCATGAATAGGACGATTACTTTGGGCAAGCTCAGTTTCAATATGGCGAAAGCGATAAACAGATAGAAACTCCTTAGTAGATAATTTAAAGGTTTTTTTAAAGCATTTATATAAATATGCCTGAGATAGCCCTAAATGAGAGCATAGATCTTCTACTTTTATATTTTTATTCATATGGCTATCTATATACTTCATACAGTTCCGTATAATAACACCTTCCCATGCACTGTATTCTGTCAAGTCAGTATTTTTTTTGTGACTGTCCACTGGGTTTTGCTGCATAGCCAGTAGTAGATGTAATAAAACTAACTTTGCAGAAAAATTACAACCTGGGCGGTTTTGTTGGATATTTTTATAGGAGGATTCAATCATAGGGAAGACATGATCACTAACTAGTTTTGGATATATAGCAAGTCCATCGCACCTGAAAAGCTGGGCAAATTCACTGCGCTTTCTGTCGGGTATTACATCAAAATAAAGATAATAATATTTAACAGAAACTTTGTCCAAAAAGTGAGTATTATACATAATGTATGGAGAAAGTAGAAGCACATCCCCTTTGGTTAGAAAATATTCTGTTTCCTGATATTGAATGATGCACTTTCCTTCTGTAAATACGATAGCCTTAAAGCTAGTAGAGATTTCGTTAGAAATAGTATCTTTTGTACATTTCTCCAAAACCCCAAATTGTAACAGGCTATAATCAAACTCTTCCAATTTTTTAGTCAATGAGTCCTTATACATAGATTTGCTACCATAGACTGTTTTCAACTTTTCAGCCCCTTATACTTATTTAAATTCTGTAGTACTGACTAACCAGAGATATATTTATAATTATTCTATCATATGTTGGGAAACTTAGTTATGATTTATTTAAAAATAGTATTAAAATAAACATTGTTAAAAATTTATTTTAATAATAAAATTGAATTGTTCTTTCGTAAACAAATTGACTAATCAAACTACAAGGAGGAAAAAAAATGAAATCACGTATTGCATTATTGTTGGCTCTTATTATGGTAATGTCTGTTTTTACAGGTTGCACGACCAATTCTACACAGCCAGGAACTACAACGCCTGAGGATTATGATAATACAGAATCTGCTGATATAGTTA includes:
- a CDS encoding DUF6305 family protein encodes the protein MYNIINLQKDIINSKQVMKKTLGAIFILIPLILSGCSVTEGEGSNIDTIDSTQPIITFPLAVTSIGQSIDLIILQGALETMQLDYACNSQLTAEDIHNYNTLLVAVGSSKKGMNFANVTLDQELERIHQLNKHVKDETTIILIHMGGVNRRGVESDKLIRNSFPLADGIIVIKDGNHDCFFSDYAKEHNIWFNEIDTIKDLQPLLEALIQN
- a CDS encoding AraC family transcriptional regulator; its protein translation is MKTVYGSKSMYKDSLTKKLEEFDYSLLQFGVLEKCTKDTISNEISTSFKAIVFTEGKCIIQYQETEYFLTKGDVLLLSPYIMYNTHFLDKVSVKYYYLYFDVIPDRKRSEFAQLFRCDGLAIYPKLVSDHVFPMIESSYKNIQQNRPGCNFSAKLVLLHLLLAMQQNPVDSHKKNTDLTEYSAWEGVIIRNCMKYIDSHMNKNIKVEDLCSHLGLSQAYLYKCFKKTFKLSTKEFLSVYRFRHIETELAQSNRPIHEISERFGYPSVYCFSSVFKKRYGISPLKYRQNCQIGITGSLELDNSDKIKKFD